Sequence from the Deinococcus cellulosilyticus NBRC 106333 = KACC 11606 genome:
AGGAGTTGCACTTGCTCTTCCAGAGCCTGGTCCTCCATTTGCGGGTACAGGTCATACACGATCACCTGCTTCATGCCTTTTCCGACGTAATCCACCGTGCGGATGTACTTGGCCTGCATCAGCTCCTCATGGGCATTTTTCAGGCTGCGCCGGATGTTGTCCGGACGGGACTCCTCCAACCTCAGGGTCCTCGCCCACTGCAGCAAGGGAAACTCAATGCGGTCCTGCACCACCTGGGTGGTGGATGGATCCCGCCTGAGGGCCTCCAGCGTGCGGCACAGCGCCACGGTGGAAGGCTGACGGATCTGCCCGAGCAGCTGGTAACTGATGGGGTTCAGGTACCCGGCCTGGATGCTTTTCACGGTGTCTTGAGGCAGGGTGATTTTGATGATCGAGGCCGTGTCCAGGTGGTGTTCCTCGTTCTTGGTGTACTCCAGTTTCGCCAGGTGCTGAAAGGTCACGCTGTGCCAGCGCATCCCCCGGAAGTCCCGCCAGCCCTGATCGATCTGGTAGATCGCCCGGTTCAGGCGAATCAGGGAGTTGCGCACCATGGTGTAATTGCGGGCCGTGGGGTGAATGCCTGCGGTGCGCATCAATTCATGGGGGGTGGCGGACACTTCCCCATCGCTGGGGCATCCCATCAACTGGTAAAGCTTGAGGATCGCCAGGTACACCTCGGTGTCAATGCCATGAGGGACCTGCACGCTGCTCCCACAGTGGATGCGGATGGGCACCCCATCGA
This genomic interval carries:
- a CDS encoding replication initiator protein A translates to MGKAKTPAENPSHNLDEMNVARLSLISMQRQVSDDYTSWEMHQDVDGVPIRIHCGSSVQVPHGIDTEVYLAILKLYQLMGCPSDGEVSATPHELMRTAGIHPTARNYTMVRNSLIRLNRAIYQIDQGWRDFRGMRWHSVTFQHLAKLEYTKNEEHHLDTASIIKITLPQDTVKSIQAGYLNPISYQLLGQIRQPSTVALCRTLEALRRDPSTTQVVQDRIEFPLLQWARTLRLEESRPDNIRRSLKNAHEELMQAKYIRTVDYVGKGMKQVIVYDLYPQMEDQALEEQVQLLADRGVALGSARTLIAEFPDRIQDAIKRFDQLKAGGYPMKTPGGLLVSIIKNPANYEPADPTVKKALPAQTPSGKQKPSKKKADELPAPSVSEEERIRDVLFLLKSHLSVAEQDVLTHLLQTGKISLDSFHGELMGHLVKHELPKYAADLKASLRQQYFQAPVDS